Below is a window of Mucilaginibacter sp. PAMC 26640 DNA.
TGCAACCGGCTTCCAGATCTACAACAATACTGCAAATGCTTTCTTCTACAAAGGCAACCTTGTAAGCGGTCGTAACGTAACTAAAGAAGTAGCTGCAACCAACGAAAGCCCGCTTAACTCTGGTGAGGTATCAACCCGCTTTTTAGAGAAAGGCGATTTCTTAAGATTAAGCAATGCATCAATAGGATATACCTTCCCGGTTAAAGGCGGTGCCTTCAAAACATTGCGCGTATCGGTAACTGGTCAGAATCTTTTCCTGATCACCAGTTATTCTGGTTTGGATCCTGAAGTTAACACTGACAAATCCAGGAACGAAGTTGCATCACGTGGTATTGATTATACATCATATCCAAAGGCGCGTATATTCACATTTGGTTTAAATGCAAGTTTCTAAAAAAAATATTAGTATGAAAAAAATAGCGACAAGAGCAGTTTTGTGCGGATTGGTTCTTTTTACTGCCGCCGGCTGTGCAAAATTGGATGAAAAACTTTACGGATCGAAGTCATTAAAAGATCCTAATGCAGCGGCAGGTTCTGCAGATTTAAATGGGGTTTACTCGCAATTGTACGGCCAAACAGATCAGGCAAACACTTATGCATTGCAAGAGCATTCAACTGATGAGATGATGGGCCCAACCCGCGGTACAGACTGGGGAGATTTTGGTACCTGGCGTAAGCTGCACACCCACACCTGGACAGCGACTCATAATCAGGTGAATGATACCTGGGATCAGTTGAATATCGGTGTATTTCGTGCTACCCAGGTAATTGCTAAAGCAGCCGATAAAAACATTGAAGGACAGGCGAGATTTTTACGTGCCTACTTCATGTTCCAGATCGTTGACCTTTACGGCCAGGCGCCATTTAGGGAAGCTGATGCGCCGGTTGCATCTGTACCAAAAGTATTCAGCCGCACAGAGGCTACAGCTTTCATTATAACAGACCTTGAGTTTGCTGAAGCAAACCTGCCTGCAACATCTGCCAACATTGGTGTAGCTAATAAAGCAGCAGCACAGGCATTATTGGCTAAGGTTTACCTTAACAAAGCCGTTTACACCGCGTCGGCGGTTGGTGGCCCTTTCACATTTGCTAAAGCAGATATGGATAAGGTTATTCAGTATGCAAATGCGGTTACTGCAGCGGGCTACACTTTAGAGCCTGCCGGTAAATACTTCCAGGATTTTGCGTGGGATAACACAGAGCAATCTCATGGTAATATTTTTGGTTTTTATAACACTACAACAAATGCTCCTGCTTCCGCTAAAAACCGCTGGAGAATGGGCTTGCACTACAACCAAACACCAGATGGCTGGAACGGATTTACTACCCTTGCAGATTTCTACAATTCATTTGATGCAAACGATGAGCGTAGAGGTGTAGCTTACCCCGGATTAACCGACAAAGTTGGATTAAGGGCAGGATTTGCAGTTGGTCAGCAATTTGGTCCAGGTGGCAAAGCTTTAACCCAGCGTAGTGGTAAACCACTTGTTTTTACTCCGGATGTTAACTTAAATTTCTCTACGGAGGCGCAGGGTATCAGGGTATTTAAATATTTCCCACAGCCATCTGCAAACAACACAGTTAATGATGATAACACATCAAACGATTACGTGATCTTGCGTTATGCAGATGTATTATTAGAAAAAGCAGAGGCCATTATGCGCGGTGGTACCGATCCGAATGGTCAAACTGCGGTATCGATAGTTAACGCGGTACGTGTACCGCGCGGTGCAACAGCTGTTGCAGCTGTTGATCCTGCATTAATGCTTGCAGAGCGCGGCCGTGAGTTGTACTGGGAAGGCTGGAGAAGAAATGACCAGATCCGTTTCGAGAAATTCAACGATCCGGTTGATCAGCGTGCTAACGCGTCGGACAAATCCCGTACGATATACCCAATTCCTCAGCGCGCGGTGGATACCAACCCTAATCTGAAACAGAACGCGGGTTACTAATTAACGCAATTTTTTAGGATTTATATTTGATTATGAACGTAGCGAAGTAATTCGCTACGTTTGTTTTTTCTAAACTTTGTAATGTTTATAAAAAACCCCCTAATACTATTATTTTTTCTTTCGGTTTTCATCTTATCCTGCCATAAAAATGGCGTTGATAACCCCTTATTTTCCTTGCAAAAAAACAAGGACATCGGGATCAATTTCGTAAACCAGCTAAACGAGCAGGACCGTACCAATGTATTTACCTTTCGTAATTATTACAACGGGGGCGGTGTTGCCATTGGTGATATTAACAATGATGGTTTAAATGATGTTTACCTCACCTCTAACCAGGGCGGCAATCAACTCTATCTCAATAAGGGTAATTGGAAATTTGAAGATATTACGGATAAGGCCGGTGTTAAAGGTACCAAATACTGGAGCACCGGGGTAACCATGGTGGATATCAATGGTGATGGCTGGCTGGATATTTATGTATGCCATAGCGGCAATATTATTGACAGGAAGGGTAATGAACTTTTCATTAACCAGCACAACGGTACGTTTAAAGAAGAGGCCGCAAAATATGGGCTGGTAGATAACGGACTCTCCACCCAGGCCATATTTTTTGATTTTGATAACGACGGTGACCTGGATTGCTTTATTCTGAATAATTCTTTCCGGCCAATTGGGTCATTTGATTTTAGCAAAAACCTGCGCAGCGTGGTCGACCCGCTTGGCGGCGCCCGCCTATATCGCAACGATAGCGGCCATTTTACCAACGTGACCAAAACGGCGGGCATTTTTAGCAGTGATATTGGCTTTGGACTTGGCGTTTCTGTAGCAGATGTTAATAACGACGGCTACCCGGACATCTATGTTTCCAATGATTTTTTTGAACGGGATTACCTGTATATCAATCAAAAGAACGGGACTTTTAAAGAAGACATCCAAAACGAAACCGGGCACCTGAGCCTGGCCTCCATGGGGTCGGACATTGCGGATATTAACAATGATGGCAACCTGGATATTTTCACTACCGAAATGCTCCCCGAAGGCGACAAACGTTTAAAGAAAATGACCTCCTTCGAATCTTTCGATGTGATTAAACTAAAACAGCACGATGGTTATTTTAACCAGTACATGCAAAATTGCCTGCAACTGAACAATGGCGACGGAACTTTTTCTGAAGTGGCCTTTAATGCAGGCGTAGCCGCTACCGACTGGAGTTGGGGCGCGCTGTTCTTTGATATGGATAACGACGGCTGGAAGGATATTTTTGTATCCAATGGCATATATAAGGATCTTACTGATCAGGATTACATTGAGTTTTTGGGCAACCGGGAGAGCATGGATAAGATCGCGGAGAAGAAATCTTTCGATTACAAAGACTTTACGGATAAAATGGTATCAACCCCGCTATCCAATTATGCTTTCTCTAACAACCATAACCTCACTTTCAGCAACAAGGCTAAAGAGTTTGGGCTGGATGATCCCTCATTTAGTAATGGCGCGGCCTACGGCGATCTGGATGGGGATGGTGATAATGACCTGATTGTTAATAATGTTAACTCACCGTTGTTCGTTTACAAAAACAATGCAGAGCGGCTGAAGAACAATTTTATACAGGTAAAATTACAGGGCGATAAATTTAACCGTTTTGGTGTGGGCAGTACTATCAAAGTATTTGCAAAAGGGGAGTCGCTGGTTTATTACCAGCAGCCTACACGCGGCTTTCAAAGCAGCACTTCGCCTAATTTGATCAGTATTGGGTTAGGTAAAGAAAATAAGGTGGATTCGATCCAGGTCATTTGGCCCGGCGGTAAGTATGAGGTGGCCAAAAATCTGGCGACCAACAAAGTTCATACTTACAGCATAGCCAACGCAAAACTCACTTACGATTTTACTAGAAAAACAGTTAAGCCGCTGTTTACCGAAACCGCCAAAGCGCTGTTTGATTCGGTTCCGGCACATGCCGAAAACGGTTTCATTGATTTTGATAATGAACGGCTGATGCTACAAATGCTTTCTACCGAAAACCCTTACATGGCAAAAGGCGACATCAATAAAGATGGCCTGGCTGATTTTTATTTTGGTGCGTCTAAAGATGCTGCAGCGGCTATTTATATTCAGAAAAAAAATGGCAGCTTTCATAAATATGTTCCAAGCGACCTGGGTACACAAAGTTACCTTGAAAATGCTGGCGCAGCCTTTGGGGATTTTGATGGCGACGGTGATGAAGACCTCATCATTGGGGTAGGCGGCAACGAGGATGAAGCAGGCTCAAGAGTTTACTTACCTCGTTTTTACGAAAACGATGGCAAGGGCAACCTGCACCGTAATCCGCAGAAATCATTAGCGGCAGCTGTAAATGCATCGGTATTAATGGCCTGCGATTATGATAAGGATGGGCATTTGGATCTGTTTATTGGCGGACGGAGTGTACCCGGTATTTATGGGGCCTCTCCGGAGTCTTATGTGTTTCGTAACGATGGTGCCGGGCATTTTACCGATGTATCTAAACAGGTTTTGGGCGGGGATACTAAATTGGGCATGGTGACGTCCGCGCAATGGGCAGATCTGGACGGCAACGGTTACCAGGACCTGGTAGTTGCCGGCAACTGGATGGGGATCCGGATCTTTAAAAATACCAGGGGCAAATTTACCGAAGATAAACAACTTGAAAAATACAAAGGCTGGTGGAGCAGCCTGGCCGTTGCCGATGTGAACGGTGACGGCAAGCCGGATATTATTGCAGGTAATATTGGCCTGAACGTAAAATTCAAAGCCTCATTTGAGGACCCGATGAAAATCTACATTAAAGATTTTGACAAGAATGGCACTAAAGAATGCATTACCTCCATGTACAAAAGCGATCACGTAAACTACATCTTCCACATGAAGCCTGATTTGGTTGGCCAAATGCCTTTGCTAAAAAAGAAGTATTTAAAATACAACGATTATGCAGGCAAGCCATTTAATGAGATTTTTCCGGATGATCAGTTGGAAGGGGCAGAAGTACATGCGATGAACTGGCTGGCCTCAACCGTGTTTATGAATGAAGGAAGTAAATTCGTAGCTAAACCATTGCCTTACAACCCGCAGCTTTCCAGTGTGAATACCATTGTGTGTGATGATATTGATAAAAGCGGTTTGCCTTCCATTATACTGGCCGGTAATTTTTACGGGTTTAAGCCGGAAGTGGGCCGTTTGGATGCCAGTCACGGGCAAATTTATAAATATAGTAAAAGCGGATTTGTGTATATTTCGCCATCACAAAGCGGGATGGATCTGTCGGGCCAGGTGCGCTCTTCGCTGACGATCAAAAACAGCCGCGGCGAAAAATACTTTTTATTCGGATTGAATGATGACAAGCTTAAAGCCTATAAATTACGTTAAGCTGCCATGCTGAAAGTTAACTTTTACAAGCATTTTCTATTGATCTGCGGGGCCGCGCTGCTCTGCTGGGGTACATCCTGTAAATCAAAAAAAGCAGGTGACGGCATTTTTAAGCTGGTAGCACCAGAAGACAGTCACGTTGATTTTGTAAACCAAAATAAGGTAAGTGATTCTGTCAACATACTCGATTACCTGTACTTTTATAATGGGGCAGGAGTAGCCTCGGCCGATTTTAATAACGACGGCCTGCCGGATCTTTACTTCTCCTCTAACCAGGGAGAAAACAAATTGTACCTGAATAAAGGCGGCCTCAAGTTTGAGGATATTACCAAAAAAGCTGGCCTGGCCGGTAAAGGCAGCTGGAAGACCGGCGTTACTGTGGTAGATATCAATGGCGACGGCCTAAAGGATATTTACGTATGCGTAGTGAGTAACTTTAAGGGCTTTAAAGGTAAAAATCAGCTATACATCAATAATGGTGACTTAACGTTTACCGAGCAGGCTGCAAAATACGGGCTGGATTTTGCCGGCTTTAGCACGCAGGCTAGCTTTTTTGATTATGACAAAGATGGCGACCTGGATATGTTCCTGCTTACTTCGTCGGTACACAGTAGCGACACCTATGGCGATTCCACCCAACGCTTTAAATACAGCCACGATGCCGGGGATCATTTGTTTAGGAATGATAACGGTAAGTTTACCGATGTTACCCAGGGTTCGGGGATTTACTCCGCCCCGGTAGGCTATGGGTTGGGCCTGAGCATTGGCGATTTAAATAACGATGGCTGGGACGATATTTACGTAAGCAATGATTTTTTTGAACAGGATTACTATTATGTAAACCAAAAGAACGGAACCTTTAAAGAGCAATTGAAAAGTGCTTTTGGGCATACCAGCTTGTTTTCCATGGGAAATGCCATCAGCGATGTTAATAAGGATGGGCACCTGGATGTGATTAGTACGGATATGCTGCCCGAAGAAATGAAGGTGCTTAAATCTACCATTAATGATGAACCGCTGGATATTTATAACCAGGAAGTTAATGCCGGATATTACTACCAGTATTCTAAAAATAGCCTCCAACTCAATGTAGGCAACGGTACCAAGTTTGTGGATTTGAGTTTGTATTCGGGTGTTTCGGCTACCGACTGGACCTGGTCGCCATTGGTGCAGGATTTTGATATGGATGGCCGCAAGGATCTTTTCTTTAGCAACGGTATTAAAAAACGGCTAAACGATATGGACTACCTTAAATTCCTGGGCGACCCTGCCGTGGTGAAGGATTTCAAAACCAGCAGATTTTTTGATAAAGAAAAAATTAACCTGATGCCTGATGGGCAGGTGCATAACTTTTTATACCACGGCGGCGACAAGCTGAAATTTACAGATATCTCTGAAGGGAACGATATGCGAGACACCACAGAGTCGGCAGGTGCGCTGGCTATCGATCTGGATAACGATGGCGACCTGGATATGGTGGCTAACAACATGGATTCGCCGGCCTCTATCTACCAAAATATGACGATGGAAAACGCGGGTGACAGCAAACCAGCCTATCTCAACTTTAGTGTTAAGTACACAAAACTGAACCCGGACGGTATTGGCACCAGGTTTTTCCTGCGCTCAGCAAAGGAATTGGATCACCAGGAAATTCAAACCAGCACGGCTTATGAAAGCACCCAGGGCAATAACCTCACTTTCACTTTCCTGCCCGGCGATAAGCCGTTGGAATTAATGGTGGTGTGGCCGGATAATTCCTACCAGATAATTAAAAGTTTCAGTACCAATAAGAAAACAGTCATCACCTATAATAAAAGCCAAACGCAAAGCACCACAGATTTATCCACCTTACTAAACGATTATCTTAAAGGTGCGCAACAATCTAGTTATGTGCCTGTGAAGGCTTCCGTACTGGCAGATTTGCAGCAATATGACACCCCCGATTTTAACTACTATAATCTATTGCCCCATACTTATTTACCGCATACACCGGCTATTGCGGTGGCTGATGTAAATAACGATGGCCTTGGCGATATTTATGTAGGCGGTATTGCCGGCGATGATAAATATATTCTGGCCGGTAATAAAACCGGTGGTTTCACCAAAATTAAGGTAGATGCATTTTTAGCAGCCAAACCAGCAGGCGATACCGAGGCACAATGGATAGACGTTAACAACGATGGGCTGCCGGATCTGTTAATAATGAGTGCCAATCATCCTTTGGCAGAACCTGATAAACGCACCCAGCCACGACTTTATATCAATAAGGGCGACTTCAAATTCGAATATAAAGCCCTGCCAAAGCTCAACAATGCAGTTGCAAAGTTATTTGCTTATGATTTTAATGGCGATGGTTTGCAGGATCTGTTTTTTACCGCGGCGGTATCATTTACAGATTATACGCGGGCGGCAACGGCAGAGGTGCTTTTAAATAAAGGGATGGGCAATTTTATGGCTGCCCCTGCGGGGACTTATAAGAATATTAAAGGGATACCCTACGTAACCAGTATATCGGCAAATGATGTGGATCATAACGGAACGCCCGATATCGTTGTCACATCTGAGTGGGCACCGGTACAGATCTTCCTCAATAAAAACAATAAACTAAGTAAATTTACATCGGCATTGCTTGATGGTGCAAAAGGCTGGTGGCGTTCTGCTGCCATAACCGACCTGGATGGCGATGGTAAAGCCGACCTAATTGCGGGCAACTGGGGCGAAAACAGCAAGTACAATGTAACCGCCGAACAGCCGCTGTATGCCTATAACAAGGATTTGGATGAAGATGGTAAGAAAGACTTGATATTGTCCTATAATTACAAGGGGAAATACTACCCCTTCCGCCCTAAGAATGACTTGGAGCAGGAACTGCCGTATTTAAAAAAGCAATTTCTGAGTTTTCAGAAAATGGCTGATAAAACTACTGATGAAATCTTCCAAGATCAGTTAAGTGATAGTGGCCGCCTGGTTGCCAATGAATTCCGTAGTGTATTTATCAGCGATGTGCTGCACGCTAAAACAGTAAAGGAATTGCCTTATTTGTATCAGCAAGCGCCCATTAACTCAGTCACGCCACTAAATAATGGTGATGTACTGCTCAACGGCAACTTTTGGGGCGTAGTACCTTACGAAGGTAAATATGATGCTTTAGGGCTGGTAACTGCACATTATAATAAGCAAAGCAAAAGCATTTCGGCACCACAGTACTGGGTAAACCCGCTGTTTAATTTCCAGGAAATGACAGCCCCGCAAGCGATAAAAACTGCCACCGGCAAATCTTTTATCGTAGCAACTTACGATGGAAAGCTATTGCTGATAACACCCTGATCTGATTTGGTAATTTGCCTGCAAAACTAAATCTCCTGTCCGGGGGGAAATTTAAGGGCCCTGAAATTAAAAAATAGGCCAGTAAACTTTAGTTACCCATTTGGCTGTATCTTTTTCTATGCTGCGGTCTGTCACCATCAATTCAAAAGGCATAGCCGGAGATATCAGGCTGTGATCTTTCTGGTAGTTTTTCAGCTGTGTAAAAGCATTATCTATGGTATGCCTGCCGCCTTTTACTTCAGTTTCTAAAATATTTCCGCCAACATTCATCCGGTTAATAACGTTTCCCTGCCCGGGTGCAATTTCTTTGTTAACAGGTATAGCCACCATAACTTGGTATCCTTTGTCATCCGCCTGGTTAATGTTGAGCATCGGCTTATTGGTTTCTTTCGCGTTTTGTGCCGCTATTTGTTTACGCAGGCCCGTTACCAGCGCCTCAATCACCGCCATAGACGGTGCGCTTTTGCTGACGGTATTGGTTGCCAGCATAATCCCGTCTTTTACTTTGGCCACCTTTACATTGATGCCGTACAGGTTTTGGTCTTTAACAACAAACTGTTTAAAAGCAGTCAGGATGGTATCCATACGTTTCTGTTCCTGTTTTATTCTGATGAATTCCAGCACGCGCTCAATGGGGTTAAGGCTGCTTTGTTTCTGGGCGGTCCATTCTACAGCGGTAGATCCATCATCTAAAGCAAAGTAGCTCAGTTTGCCGGCCAATTCAATTTTGCCCGTGTTGGTAGTTAGCGCTACATAGCTGTTGGCATCTTTGGTGATGGTGTAACTCTTGCCGTCGTAGGTAAACAGGTCGCCGTCGGCGGGATTATGCTGCCCGGGCCACCATTTTGGCCAGGCTTGTTTAATCATTAAAAACCGGGACACGTTTACATCAGTAACATCAACGTTAACTGTACTTTTAGCCACAATAAACTGGGGAACTATAAAATAAGTACTGATAATGCCGATTAGCATCAGGCCGAGTACTAACAGAGCAGGTTTCTTCATAAAAAAGTTTACAGTTTAAATTTGAGTAAGCTAAAGCGCTTTTAGGTGATGCAAAAGTAACTAATTCGGGCACTTAAAACCGAACAGTTTTTATGTTGAATGATATCCTCAAAAACCCCTATATTAGCCTGTAAACAAAGAAAAAACCAATTCTGTACCGCTGCCCGCCGGCGGGTTGTTTTGTTAAACCAATAGTTAATGATGAACCGTATCCTGTTATTAATTACAGGTGTAATGCTGCTGATTACATCCTGCAAGAAATCTGACTATCAAAAAGTTACCGATAACCCCGAGCTTTACCGGATCACGGTAAAAAGGCTCAATGATATCGTTCTCGAAAATAATTTTCCGCCCGTGATTGCATCGCGTAATTACGCTTACGCCAATATCGCGGCCTATGAGGTGATTGCGGCCAGTGATCCAAAGCATTTCCGGTCCCTGGCAGGGCAGATTAAACATCTAACCGCTATCCCGGCACCGCCAAAAGACAAAGAGATTGATTACAAATTTGCATCGATATTATCATTTTGTGTGGTTGGTAACGCGGTTACTTTCCCCGAAGGCAGTATGGAAACATATGTGGATGAGCTGAAGCAAAAGGCTAAAGATGCAGGGATGCCATCGGATGTTTTTAAAAACACCGTTGCCTATTCAGATTCGGTTGCGAAGCATATCATGAGCTGGAGTAAAAAGGATAATTATGCCCAAACCCGCTCCGCAAGCAAATACACCGTAAAACGTACCGATGGCCGCTGGATCCCCACGCCGCCCATGTATGCCCAGGCACTGGAACCACACTGGGGAGAAATCAGACCCTTGGTTTTAGATTCTGCATCGCAGATACCCGCACCTGAGCCGCCACCCTATAACATGACTGATAAACACAGTAAGTTTTATAAAGAGCTAATGGAGGTTAAAACCATGGTAGACAGCCTTACCCCGGAGCAAAAACATATGGCCGATTTTTGGGATGATAATGCTTTTAAACTGAATGTTATTGGTCATGCCTCGTTTGCTACCAAAAAGTTTTCGCCCGGAGGCCATTGGATGAATATCGCCGGCTATGCTACCCGGTTAAAAAAAGCCGATTTCGGCACCACTGTAGCCGCCTATACCGAAACGTCCATCGCCTTGTTTGATGCTTTTATCAATTGCTGGTATGTAAAATACCAGTCCAACAGCGTACGGCCCGAAACAGTGATCACCAAATTGATCAATCCGGATTGGCGACCATACATCCAAACGCCTCCATTCCCGGAATACATCAGTGGGCACGCAGTAATCTCTTCGGCAGCTGCGGAAGTTTTGACCCATGATTTTGGTGACGATATCGCTTATACCGATTCCTCTGAATCTGAATTCGGCATAGCACCGCGTAAGTTTAAATCGTTCAGGTTAGCGGCCAAGGAGGCGGCGATGTCGCGGGTATATGGCGGCATCCATTACAAAAACGCTTGTGTTGAAGGTAATGTGCAGGGGCGAAAAATAGGCGGTTTGGTGACTGGAAAATTATATCTGAAGATAAAGTAAACTGTTTGTTAATGAAAAGAATTACAACCCTCTTGCTGCTCATCAGCGCTTGTACCCATATAAATCTGCATGCCCAAAGTATTTCTCCATGGGTGATCAAGGCCGATAAGATCGATCCGGCTAATTATTACGGCATCACCGTGGCTAACGGAATGATCGGTATCGTATCGTCTCCGGAGCCTTTTAAGGTGAAGAATGTGGTGCTGGCCGGTGCGTACGATCTGTACGGTCGTGGCCGGGTTAGCAATTTTTTAAATAGCTTTAATCTGCTGAACATGTACCTGGAGGTGGACGGCAAACGCCTTGATGCCAAATTGGTAAGCAACTTTAAGCAGGAGCTGGATATGCAGCATGCAGCTATGACCACCACTTTTGATTATGCAGATAAAGCCAGCATTAAATACACTTATTATTCTTTAAGGCAACTGCCGTTTACCGTGTTGATGGATGTGGCCGTAACTGCCAGGAAGCCGATCAACATCACCGCAGCCAGCGTAATGGAAGCGCCCGACGCGTTGAAACAGGTAGAGAATTATTATAACGAGATAGACCGGCCGCATGTCACCATCAGCCTGTTAACCTCTACGGCCAAAAGCCCCACCGGTAAATTGCAGTTGTGTGCGTCCACTTCTTTTTTATTTAACGAGCCGCACGGGCAGGAACCCAGGGTGATTCACGAGATGTGGGATAATAATATGCACCTGATGAAGTTTAGCCGTCAAATTGGGGCAGGGCAAACCTACTCCTATGGCGTAACAGGTTCGTCTATCACTTCAGCCCATCACCCCGACCCGCTGAACGAAGCCGAACGCCTAACCATTTTTGCATTGCTGGAAGGAAAAGACCGACTGATCAAATTCCACAACCAGGCCTGGGATGATCTTTGGAAAAGTGATATCCAGATAGAGGGCGACCCACAGGCGCAGCAGGATGTACACAGCATGCTATACCACTTGTATTCTTTTTCCCGCGAGGGTTCTGCCTTATCGCCATCCCCAATGGGATTATCAGGCCTCGGTTACAATGGCCACGTTTTTTGGGACACCGACCTGTGGATGTACCCGGCAATGCTGGTGCTGCACCCGGAAATTGCCAGATCAATGGTGGAGTATCGTTTTGAGCGATTGGAAAATGCCCGTAAAAATGCGTTTTCGCATGGTTTTAAGGGTGCAATGTTCCCGTGGGAAAGTGCAGACAGCGGGGTAGAGGAAACACCGGTATGGGCCTTAAGCGGACCATTTGAGCACCATATTACAGCAGATGTGGCCAACGCGGCCTGGAACTATTATTGCGTAACGCAGGACAAAGAATGGCTGCGCGAAAAAGGCTGGCCGATCCTATCAGCTACGGCCGATTTTTGGGCAAGCAGGGTGGAACGCAACGGCCCCGGGCATTACGATATTAAAAATGTGGTTGCGGCTGATGAATGGGCAGAGAACATTGATAACAATGCCTTTACCAATGCAGCCGCGCAGGTGAATTTAAAAAATGCTACCGCGGCTGCTAAGATCTTAGGTGTTAAGGCCAATCCGGATTGGATGAACGTGGCGCAAAATATCCCTATCCTGAAAATGGAGAACGGCGTTACCAGCGAATTTGCAACTTATAAAGGCGAAGGCATTAAACAAGCCGACGTTAACCTGCTGGCCTATCCTTTAAAAACTATAACCGATCCGGTTCAGATTAAAAAAGACCTGGAATATTACGAAACCCGTGTGCCAAATGAAGGCACCCCGGCCATGACACAAGGCGTATTTGCATTACTGTATGCACGCTTAGGCAATGGCGAAAAAGCTTACCATTGGTTCAAAGAAGCTTACGAGCCAAACCTTAATCCGCCGTTTCGCGTAATTGCAGAAACAAAGGGCGGCACCAACCCCTATTTTGCAACCGGGGCAGGGGGAATTATACAGGCGATAGTAATGGGCTTCGGCGGGGTAGATATTACACCAGCTGGTATTGTGCAGGTAAAAAGCAAACTGCCTGCAAACTGGAAGTCGTTAAAGATAACTGGGGTTGGGATGAATAAGGTGACTTATACAGTGAAGTGATCAATAGCTTGTTGTTCAGAACGTCCCTGCGAGTATTAATAAGGAAGACTAAAAAATATAATGAGGGGGCACCTACGGAGCCTGTAACAGACATGATTTATGCACTATAAACACGCGACTCCTCCGGAGTTGGAAAGAATGTGAATATCTGACTCCTGAGGAGTCGCATGTTTGTGGTAACTAGTAAGCCAAAAGATTGGTTCCGGAGGAGCCCCCTCCATTTAATTTTATATACACTTTCCCTGTGAATAAGAGTTGACTTACTATATAATGACGTTGAGATTGAACAGGTAAGCTATCACCATGCACTTTAAATCGATACAGCCAGCAACATTCGCAGCTCCAAAATGTTAACCATACAAAATGACTAATAATTCAACTGCTCCCGCACTTAGCATTAAAGATATCGATCGCGTTATAGAAATGGCCTGGGAAGACCGTACTCCTTTCGACGCTATTAAAATTCAATTTGGTTTATCCGAACAAAAGGTGATT
It encodes the following:
- a CDS encoding glycan metabolism protein; its protein translation is MKKIATRAVLCGLVLFTAAGCAKLDEKLYGSKSLKDPNAAAGSADLNGVYSQLYGQTDQANTYALQEHSTDEMMGPTRGTDWGDFGTWRKLHTHTWTATHNQVNDTWDQLNIGVFRATQVIAKAADKNIEGQARFLRAYFMFQIVDLYGQAPFREADAPVASVPKVFSRTEATAFIITDLEFAEANLPATSANIGVANKAAAQALLAKVYLNKAVYTASAVGGPFTFAKADMDKVIQYANAVTAAGYTLEPAGKYFQDFAWDNTEQSHGNIFGFYNTTTNAPASAKNRWRMGLHYNQTPDGWNGFTTLADFYNSFDANDERRGVAYPGLTDKVGLRAGFAVGQQFGPGGKALTQRSGKPLVFTPDVNLNFSTEAQGIRVFKYFPQPSANNTVNDDNTSNDYVILRYADVLLEKAEAIMRGGTDPNGQTAVSIVNAVRVPRGATAVAAVDPALMLAERGRELYWEGWRRNDQIRFEKFNDPVDQRANASDKSRTIYPIPQRAVDTNPNLKQNAGY
- a CDS encoding phosphoesterase PA-phosphatase codes for the protein MNRILLLITGVMLLITSCKKSDYQKVTDNPELYRITVKRLNDIVLENNFPPVIASRNYAYANIAAYEVIAASDPKHFRSLAGQIKHLTAIPAPPKDKEIDYKFASILSFCVVGNAVTFPEGSMETYVDELKQKAKDAGMPSDVFKNTVAYSDSVAKHIMSWSKKDNYAQTRSASKYTVKRTDGRWIPTPPMYAQALEPHWGEIRPLVLDSASQIPAPEPPPYNMTDKHSKFYKELMEVKTMVDSLTPEQKHMADFWDDNAFKLNVIGHASFATKKFSPGGHWMNIAGYATRLKKADFGTTVAAYTETSIALFDAFINCWYVKYQSNSVRPETVITKLINPDWRPYIQTPPFPEYISGHAVISSAAAEVLTHDFGDDIAYTDSSESEFGIAPRKFKSFRLAAKEAAMSRVYGGIHYKNACVEGNVQGRKIGGLVTGKLYLKIK
- a CDS encoding glycosyl hydrolase family 65 — translated: MKRITTLLLLISACTHINLHAQSISPWVIKADKIDPANYYGITVANGMIGIVSSPEPFKVKNVVLAGAYDLYGRGRVSNFLNSFNLLNMYLEVDGKRLDAKLVSNFKQELDMQHAAMTTTFDYADKASIKYTYYSLRQLPFTVLMDVAVTARKPINITAASVMEAPDALKQVENYYNEIDRPHVTISLLTSTAKSPTGKLQLCASTSFLFNEPHGQEPRVIHEMWDNNMHLMKFSRQIGAGQTYSYGVTGSSITSAHHPDPLNEAERLTIFALLEGKDRLIKFHNQAWDDLWKSDIQIEGDPQAQQDVHSMLYHLYSFSREGSALSPSPMGLSGLGYNGHVFWDTDLWMYPAMLVLHPEIARSMVEYRFERLENARKNAFSHGFKGAMFPWESADSGVEETPVWALSGPFEHHITADVANAAWNYYCVTQDKEWLREKGWPILSATADFWASRVERNGPGHYDIKNVVAADEWAENIDNNAFTNAAAQVNLKNATAAAKILGVKANPDWMNVAQNIPILKMENGVTSEFATYKGEGIKQADVNLLAYPLKTITDPVQIKKDLEYYETRVPNEGTPAMTQGVFALLYARLGNGEKAYHWFKEAYEPNLNPPFRVIAETKGGTNPYFATGAGGIIQAIVMGFGGVDITPAGIVQVKSKLPANWKSLKITGVGMNKVTYTVK